The window cataaatataggatcctgataaaaatcctaattttagctgaaaatttcagatggcatttagaggcttttgcatctgaactcttcatatatatatacacacacccatTTATCAATAATTTAATACTTTGATTGTTAATATATTCTTTGCAGCAGGGCATACAGATAAGTGttaattcagttttttctttttttctgattctAGTAAAATACCCAGATCTTGCACCCAACCTGTGACCCTTTCGGATGTATTCGCAGAAAATGAGAGCAAATACAACAAGTGAACAGTAAGATCAGTTTCAGGCATGATATGCTACAACTGAGCTGAAATaactaattattttcttttattttcttttttttatgatgctgatGATTTTACAGTAGGAACACAAACTTTAGTAACTACAGAGGtttctattttacattttcatttgttgcAGCAGGTTAATCTTTGTCTGAATCTTTGGAGAATCACATGAGCATGTATAAATCCGGTCTGAACATGCTCCGGTGTGCTCTGAGATCCACGCCGCTGTGGAAATGTGACTCTTTTATATGGACGCAGACGTCTTTATGTTATAAAAGCAGAAGCTTTGCTGTGTCCTCTCAGCTGGGGAGAAAAAGCACACGAGGACACGCTTTAACACCAGTCCGGTATTACTGTCAGAGTGCAGAAGAAGTTCTTAATCCTCAGATAAGACAAACAGCTGCCTCTCCAGAGACCAGCGAACTCTCAGATAAAGCAGAACGGACTCCTTTCTACACACACTTGCAGAACTGTTCGTGCCCGGCGGATGTGCTGGACACGGTGAAGAGGTTCCCAGCGTCGCAGCAGCACCTCAGCAGCATCTTCTCACGCATGTGGGAGAGCTCGAAGAGGATGACGGACGAGCAGCGGCGCTGTGAGCTGCAGCTGATGTTTGAGCACCCGGTGTTTGAGGAGGTGTGTGAGCGCACCGTGGCTGATGCCTGGCGCATGAGGAGTGACGATCTGGCCTACAGTCTGCTGGCCATCATCAACCTGGGAGTGTCACAAAACACACGTGTTGTGCAGACACTGCTGCGCGTCACACAGGTGAGTGAAGTCCTGAGAATCTGATCACTTTGGAGGTTTTGTCTAAATCCAGAAATCCACTAGATCCAGAAGAACTGTAGCAATGTATCCAAGACGCTTCCATAAACCctttgccacagttcttctggattgagtctgtctcagtttgttctgtttcttcatgcaATTCCAGAGCACTGGCTGCTCCCAGActctttgtgcaaacaaaaatctcactggattattacatttaatggcaaaaataatgtttggacaTTTAAACTGATACTTCCTACtgacactcatatatatatatatatatatatatgtcatgacCATGATCGTGTTAGAATCCTTGCTGTCTGTGGAAGGGCCAGAAAGCTctcggaatgcatcaaaaatatcttcatttgtgttctgaagatgaaattTGAGGGTGaacaattaatgacagaattttcatttttgggtgaactatcccctaaattttaaattttaaattttttaattttttaattttcaagtaccgtatttttcagtcgcaatggactataagtcgcatttatttagaaccaagagaaaacattaccgtctacaaccgcgagagggcgctctatgttttcagagagaggctacaggagcactgagcagcatagagcgccctctggcgtctgtagaaggtaatgtttgctcttggttcatgtcaaattaattttgataaataagtcccacctgactataagtcacaggaccagccaaactatgaaattttttttgacttatagtccggaaaatacagtaattgtTTATTCTAATAGAAGAGCTAATATTGCTATATTGCTGTGTTtatgaagtatttaaaaaaaaaaaatctgtttgccCCATCCAGGAGCGGCTGAATCAGTTTGATATACGGTCTCTTTCGGTGTTGGCTTCCTGTATTCGGGAGATGGAAAACAGTAGGAACGCTCAGGCCCTGAGAGAGGCTTTAAggtttgaaaatgaatacagcccAATTCTGAAATGAAACAtccgtgtgtgtgttttcatcagTCTGTGTCCTGATTCTGGAAGGTTGTTGCTGAAGGATCGTATTCCTGAGATCCAGAATGTGGTTGTTCTGCAGAGCATGATGCGCGCCGTGGGAAAAAACTCTCCGATACTTCTGAAGAAAGAGCTGGCGGTTAGATTACAATTGATTAGTTATGTATATCACCTAAAATGTGTTGAATGTACAATCTTAAGTGATTCTaagtacattttctttatttaaagcacAAAAAAAGCTTGTCCAGGTCAAATTTACTCAAATCAAAAGGATAcacataagaaatgttttttttttttgaatcattGAGATAACTTATTTTTCTTAACGAGTGTTGTTACAAAccttatttataattttacagtttaattaacTTTATAAATTTTGTATATAAAATTTTTAGTATTGTAACTAACATCATATTCTCAATATTATGTTGTTTCTACTCCTAATTTTCTTTTATGACCATGATgtctcaaaatgtatttatgcaatgtaaaatgtattatattttgaaCTGAGAAACATGTCAGACATGACATTTCTCAAAGGAGAAATGATGATGCTGAGTTCGTAACACTCTTCAAGGCTTTATTGGCGTTTGTTAATGTCTGAATGAAGTAGTGGCTCATCTGCTCTCCCTCAGAACAAAGCTCTGTCATTGGCAGATGGGTTTAGTCCACCCAACACCCAGTACATGTTCTCCAGCCTGGCTGCCATGGGCCTGAACTTCAAACCTCTGCTGGATGTCTGCAGCAGGAAGATAGCTGGTGAGGATGAGCGGATGTTCCCAGAACCACAGTAAACCGTTCGAATGAGTCAATCAAGACCACTTCTCATTTCTTCCTGCAGAAAACGTGCATGAATTTCCCTTCAATAGACTTCTTTCGGTACTGAAGTCCTGCCATGAGCTTCACTACAGGAACTACACGCTCTTCAGCTCCGTCTCGGAGTACGTGGCCAACACATTTGAAATGTGGTCCAACAGACAGGTGCGATATCTGCTGATCTAAGACTTCAGTTAAACTGATCCATGCTCATGTTTCGTGGTAGTAAGTCGAGGACCACTCACATTTTTATTAGAAGATTCATACATGCAGTATTAAACcttatttttgcaatttaaaaagaATATTGTTTTTATGCCAGGTTATAAAAGTACCAAACAAATgcccatgtctttttttttttttttgcacattgacTTCTCTTTGAATAGAATATAGTACATTTTTGCCTAATTTCACTTGaattatatgatttattttagtatatttagtaGTAAGAGTATTTCTAAATAGCTAAAACAGCATAcacttcaaaagtttggtgtcggTATGATTATgaatttaatactttaattcagcaattaCACTCAAATAGTGACTCAAAaagtatttataatgttacaaaagatccagaaaaaaacaacacatta is drawn from Carassius gibelio isolate Cgi1373 ecotype wild population from Czech Republic chromosome B1, carGib1.2-hapl.c, whole genome shotgun sequence and contains these coding sequences:
- the fastkd2 gene encoding FAST kinase domain-containing protein 2, mitochondrial codes for the protein MSMYKSGLNMLRCALRSTPLWKCDSFIWTQTSLCYKSRSFAVSSQLGRKSTRGHALTPVRYYCQSAEEVLNPQIRQTAASPETSELSDKAERTPFYTHLQNCSCPADVLDTVKRFPASQQHLSSIFSRMWESSKRMTDEQRRCELQLMFEHPVFEEVCERTVADAWRMRSDDLAYSLLAIINLGVSQNTRVVQTLLRVTQERLNQFDIRSLSVLASCIREMENSRNAQALREALRLLLKDRIPEIQNVVVLQSMMRAVGKNSPILLKKELANKALSLADGFSPPNTQYMFSSLAAMGLNFKPLLDVCSRKIAENVHEFPFNRLLSVLKSCHELHYRNYTLFSSVSEYVANTFEMWSNRQVILFLVSFENLLFRPVVLLDAFAERIIQKSESLTLKDLLSVLKVFSLLNHDLKEKKTQFLASVTMVLESYLPKMSPTDLLKAIYCLGLLEHFPQTPLEKLLEKDTLEQLLEKGRQSEKIQRWLHTLDLCLRLDKPQLTSVPDLHISVPAPAVTANQEVLSAVRSIVGNDAVQDSVLEQSIYFIDCVITLPHQTEETCGLSAKDSGSPQCAQRIAVVCAPQTSFCFGTTHPRASLVIKLRHLEKLGYKPVLIPVLELNSKTEEEKIEMLHKLIFPAQKSTATQEILNNSQKTE